Within Topomyia yanbarensis strain Yona2022 chromosome 2, ASM3024719v1, whole genome shotgun sequence, the genomic segment ATCCCTTCAAATGAGGACATGCATCTAACACAATCCAGAACTAGCCAGAGTTACATGGCAGCTAGAAGTCCGATACAACCTAGAGCATCTAGTTCCCAAGATGGCTTTTTCGACAATACCGATGGAAGACAAGACGATGAAGACGAAGAAGAATTTGGTGCAACTCCAGCCCTCGCACCTAGCCGTAAGCGAAAGGCCGGGATTGATGACAGAATAAGCGGTCTTTTGACCAAGATTGATGACGTGGTATCTGTAACGGCGAATCAAGGCCGTCGTCATGCTACATTTTGCCACTACCTAGCAGAAAGAATGGAAATGTTACCTCATAATGTTGCAAGGGATTTGGAGGTGGAGTTCACTACGCGTGTGAACAACCTTATTGATATAAATGAATAACATCAAATTGAAAGAATGCATACGGGCAGCATTCGAATTTTTAAACCAGGTGAACGAATCTCCATCAGTTTAATAATTTGCAACACCTGCATATGAATGTGAAGTTTTAAATTGATATGTACTTttgattttgattatttttactGTGTCTACTTTAAACTTGTTTTCGTATTCTCAAATATTTAAAAGCTATTGAGTTATTTACAAAGTTATTTTAATCAGAGGCTTGGATGACATTCGAATTAGGAAGACCTATATGTGCGTGAACCAACAGCAAAAGGTTTGTTTCAATATACGGAAGCTGGTTCGGAGCAAACAGGCCCCCGGAGAAAAAATTACTTGCTTTTTTTACTCTGGGATGCTACCAAGAGAATACAGGAACAGGAAGAAGagaatacaggaacgattttctacCTGGTTGTCTTCGgggtacttccagtttctcctgatactggaacaaacctaatatcgaatgtttttctttcttttttggcACTTCCCagcaaagttcagccggaaaggagccggaattctggctggttctaattcgtattccggctacAGTGACACAAGCGTTTCTAACTAGAAtcagttgtgtcactggagccggaatacgaattggcACCAGTCAGCATTGCGGCTGAACTTAACTGGGTTGCCACATAGATCCACTAGGTAGTATATagaaggtggaaacatttttcgatgtgaggttatcacttttttcaaaagaacTGGTAGATGATAAGGGTTAAGGAAAACTTTCGGAATCTTAGCATtctcatttaataattttattcatttagagaaacttactaattttgtttatttatagtaACAAGAAATATATACTTTCATGCATGTAGTGATATTATTATTCATGGAATTTGATTTTCAAGTAAATATTGAGCCAATAAATCACGTATGTCATATGCACTACGCGCTGCGTTGTTCCCACGTTGGACAATGCCTGCGGAAACGCTCGCCATGGGTTCAACTAGCTCCCTCCACTCACCTTCTTGAACGTCACCGTCTTCGTTAGCTATGTCAGCAAACCCTCGTGGAGCGTATTGGGATCCACAATGCTGTTTGACAAAGTTGTGCAGAATCACCACTGATTTTACAATATGCTCCGCTGACATCGGGTGCATGATGAGTggagattttaaaattctccAACGAGCAACCATAATGCCAAAAGCATTTTCGATGGTCCGCCGTGCTCTAGACAATCGTCGGTTAAAGTTTTCTTTGATCAGAGATAGATTCCTACCTGGATACGGTCGCATCAAATTAGGTTTAAGTGGAAATGCTGCGTCACCTACTATATAGTGTGGAATAATATGTTCGCTTCGTGGTAATGCGCATGGGCCAGGTAAATTCAACTCATCTCGAAGAAGTCGACGTCCGAATTCACTAGCTGCAAACACACTTCCATCTGAATTACCTCCATATGCTCCTACATCAACAGCTAAGAAATTATAATTTGCATCACAAATGGCCATGAGCGATATGGAGTGTTGTTTCTTGTAATTGAAATAGAGTGAGCCGGATTTTGGTGGGCACTCCAATGTAATATGCTTGCCGTCAATGGCGCCGCAGCAATTTGGTAGGTTCCACTGTATTTTAAACTCGTTACTATACTGCTTCCAAGAGTTTTCATCCACTTCAGGCAAATATATGGCACACAGTTTGTTCCATATGATTTGTGTAACTTCCTGTGTTATTGACCGAACTGTTGACACTCCCATCCGGAACAATCGTGATAAATAAAAATGGCTCGAACCGTGAGCTAAGTACCTAAAAATCAAACGGAAGATTTCATACAATTTTCGAATGGTTTATTGCTGCTCAGCTCTTACATCAATGTGAGGAACAGTCTGCATTTTGCAGCAATCGGTTGACGCAAAGATTTTTTTACAAGCAGTTTTCCGACCACATCGAAAAGTTTATCAAACGCTGCTGGGGTCATCCGGGTGCACCGAAAAAAGTATTCCGGATCATGCTGCCTCATGAGATCGAATGAAGTCTCGAAAAAGCCTTCAGTGGCCCTTGCTTGATTGGATGGCCGTACCCACCAACGACGTTCGCTATGCTCTCTGGCATCGCAAAGCTCTTTCACTTCTTGCAATATGCTTAAAATATTCAACGCAGTCGAAAGATTTTCCATgctcaaaatttgaatttttgacaaCTATAACAACGCTACACGTTGAATTAAAAATAACATTTGCTAGGttgacaatacaatacaataaatGTGCATTTGTCTATAAGCGTGTACAAAACATCAAGTGTCAAACTTTGCCGCAATAGTTGCATTGTGGTTTGAAAATGCGGCAAACTCTGCGGCAGCGATTTTAGTACATGCCGCATTCGCCGCATCTTGCCGCAACGCACCGCAACCGCATCCATTGTGTTTACACCTTAAGGCTACTATGGTAACGGgtgctcaaatttttttcgaactttCTACGATTCGAATAGTTATAACTTTTATAGAcaattataaattaatatagGGAGTTATAAAAAGTATAAAACctggtgaaatatttttatgaaagaGTGTCACGCTCTCGCTCGGAGCGCCAAAAGCTGCTCAATTTCTACTTTCTAAtggtcaatacaattctcctagaatattcgaTTTGAAACAGAATTTTCTTAGTTATCGCACCCCACAACccataactctggaaccggaaatcggatcgagatgaaatttaatagccatttacggggataaaacacctttcatttgagacaaagtttagtcgaatcggtcaagccatctctgagaaaccaatgtgactgttattctgaatttggatgcttccgctggggcttccggaaccgatgatggtggccaatgtgaccaaagagactttgaatggccgttagtgacctagtactacaaatctctGCAGATGTGGCactattttgaaaaagttttcatctttttacattcattacagatttttttttaaaatcgacattctctgcgtgatcgtactcttcactctgtaattccggaaccgaacGACACCCGTATTCAGGTGGTGGTGGTTTTAAGTATTTTATGGTAACAGGAAGCCGCCATCCTGTTCACGCTCCAATAATCAATTATCAATTTCTtttaattactacctttcaaatgaccctcatattgatggtggttttcagtgttttgtggtaaccggaacccgccatcttggatttcaaaatggcgccaatcattaattttcactttctactaattactacctttcatattgattcagtgttttgtggtaaccggaagccgccatcttcgatttcaaaatggcgcccaTCATCGACTTTTaacttctactaattactacatttcaaatgacacccatattgatgagggttttcagtgttttgtgataaGCGGAAGCTGCCaggttggatttcaaaatggcgccaatcatcaatgtttgccttctactaattgtcacccatattgatggtggttttcagagTTTTATGGTAACAGGAAGCCATCatgttggattttaaaatggcgccaatcatcgatttttatcttctactaattactacctttcaaatgacacccatattgatggtggttttcagtgttttgtggtaatcggaaaccgccatctttgatttcaaaatggcaccaatcatttAATTTcatcttctactaattacttttcagtgttttgtgataaccggaagccgccatcttggatttcaaaatggcaccaatcatcaattttcgccttcaacTAATcaaacctttcaaatgacacccatatttatggtagtttcaagtgttttgtggtaaccggagaccgccatcttggatttcaaaatggcgccaatcatctaTTTTCAGCTTCTTCGAATGGCTACTTTTCGAATGATACCCATATCGTTGGTGGTTCTTAGTGCCAATGCCAATCATCCACATAATGTATATTGGAAGcctaaattttgggttatccgaaCGTTacacaaattttgggttatccgctcgttATAAATTTTGGGTTATGCGCTCAGTACTCAAACTTTGGGTTATCctctcaaattttgggttacaTGATCGTTACTCAAACTTTGGGTTACCCGCTCTGTACTCAACGCTTGGGTTATCCGTAACCCAAATTTTGGGTAGTCGTCacactactcaaaatttgatttCAAAGC encodes:
- the LOC131680028 gene encoding uncharacterized protein LOC131680028 gives rise to the protein MGVSTVRSITQEVTQIIWNKLCAIYLPEVDENSWKQYSNEFKIQWNLPNCCGAIDGKHITLECPPKSGSLYFNYKKQHSISLMAICDANYNFLAVDVGAYGGNSDGSVFAASEFGRRLLRDELNLPGPCALPRSEHIIPHYIVGDAAFPLKPNLMRPYPGRNLSLIKENFNRRLSRARRTIENAFGIMVARWRILKSPLIMHPMSAEHIVKSVVILHNFVKQHCGSQYAPRGFADIANEDGDVQEGEWRELVEPMASVSAGIVQRGNNAARSAYDIRDLLAQYLLENQIP